A single genomic interval of Candidatus Methylomirabilis limnetica harbors:
- a CDS encoding ComEA family DNA-binding protein, with protein MKRIACVVICIIVAIGLAAFGVGSEPTRHTTPKEITATSKSTLRKTDLNAATVRELSKLPGIGKEAAERIVRHRPYRKLDQVIGKKVLGRKQFARIKDRIWVSSVP; from the coding sequence AACGGATCGCTTGTGTGGTCATATGCATTATCGTGGCGATAGGCCTCGCGGCTTTTGGCGTAGGGTCTGAACCCACTAGGCATACAACGCCCAAAGAGATCACTGCCACTAGCAAGTCAACACTGCGTAAGACTGATCTGAATGCAGCGACAGTTCGAGAGCTTTCGAAGCTTCCTGGTATTGGGAAAGAAGCAGCCGAGCGAATCGTTCGACACCGACCATATCGTAAGCTTGACCAAGTGATTGGTAAGAAGGTGCTGGGACGCAAACAATTCGCTAGAATTAAGGATAGAATTTGGGTTAGTTCAGTCCCATAG